The nucleotide window AATTGTGGGCGGCGCGGCCGCCCTTGAATAAGGGTGAAGGAGGTAACGTGTAGCAAATGAACGTTGGACATATAGTGCAAGTTATCGGCGTTGTGGTGGACATCCGTTTTCCACCCGGCCAAGTCCCTGATATTTATAACGCGATTAAAATAACAAGCGAAAAAGAAGATATGTTCGGCCGGAAAATCGACCTTACCCTGGAAGTAGCCCAACACCTGGGCAACAATACGGTCCGAACCGTGGCGATGTCGGCTACGGACGGCCTGGTCCGCGGTATGGAAGCGGTTGACACCGGCGCTCCGATCAGCGTGCCGGTGGGCAAGACAACCCTCGGCCGCATGGTTGACGTTTTGGGTGAACCCATTGACGGCCTTGGCGAGATTCCAAGCGAGATGAAATATCCCATCCACCGGCCGGCTCCCCCGCTGACGGAACAGTCAACCAGGGAGGAGCAATTGGAAACCGGCATTAAGGTGATTGACTTGCTGGTGCCCTTCCTCAAGGGCGGCAAGATCGGCTTGTTCGGCGGCGCCGGCGTGGGCAAGACCGTCGTCGTGATGGAGCTGATTAATAACATTGCCAAGCAGCACGGCGGCATTTCAGTATTCGCCGGTGTGGGTGAGCGTACCCGTGAAGGCAAAGACCTCTACGACGAAATGACTGAGGCGGGCGTATTGGACAAGACCACCATGGTGTTCGGCCAGATGAACGAGCCGCCGGGAGCCCGCTTGCGGGTGGTGCTGACCGGACTGTGCCTGGCTGAATACTTCCGTGACGAGGAAGGCGCCGACACCCTGCTGTTCGTTGATAACATCTTCCGTTTCACCCAGGCCGGCTCCGAGGTTTCCGCGCTGCTCGGCCGGATGCCTTCCGCCGTGGGTTACCAGCCGACGCTGGCCACGGAAATGGGCCAGATGCAGGAACGGATTACATCCACTTCGAAGGGTTCAGTTACATCCGTGCAGGCTGTTTACGTGCCTGCCGACGACCTGACCGACCCGGCTCCGGCCACGACGTTCGCCCACCTGGACGGCACCGTCGTGCTTTCCCGCCAGATTGCCGAGCTTGGCATTTACCCGGCGGTGGACCCCCTCGACTCGACATCACGTATCCTTAGCCCGAACGTTATCGGGGCTGAGCACTACAGCGTGGCCCGGAATGTGCAAATGGTGCTGCAGCGTTACAAGGAACTGCAGGACATCATCGCCATTCTCGGTATGGAAGAGTTGAGCGATGAAGACAAAACCATCGTGGCGCGCGCCCGGAAAATGCAGAGATTCCTGTCGCAGCCATTCAACGTGGCGGAGGCCTTCACAGGC belongs to Pelotomaculum isophthalicicum JI and includes:
- the atpD gene encoding F0F1 ATP synthase subunit beta, which encodes MNVGHIVQVIGVVVDIRFPPGQVPDIYNAIKITSEKEDMFGRKIDLTLEVAQHLGNNTVRTVAMSATDGLVRGMEAVDTGAPISVPVGKTTLGRMVDVLGEPIDGLGEIPSEMKYPIHRPAPPLTEQSTREEQLETGIKVIDLLVPFLKGGKIGLFGGAGVGKTVVVMELINNIAKQHGGISVFAGVGERTREGKDLYDEMTEAGVLDKTTMVFGQMNEPPGARLRVVLTGLCLAEYFRDEEGADTLLFVDNIFRFTQAGSEVSALLGRMPSAVGYQPTLATEMGQMQERITSTSKGSVTSVQAVYVPADDLTDPAPATTFAHLDGTVVLSRQIAELGIYPAVDPLDSTSRILSPNVIGAEHYSVARNVQMVLQRYKELQDIIAILGMEELSDEDKTIVARARKMQRFLSQPFNVAEAFTGMDGKIVPVKETIRGFKEILDGKHDDLPEDAFYMVGGIEEAVEKAKKLAG